The genomic region CGGTTTGAGCGATGTTTGCGAGCAGCGTCTTGGCGCCTGCCGTTTCTCCATCCGATTCGGGCCACACGACCAAACAGACAAAATCTGGCAAGTTGCCAAGTTCCGTGGCGCTCTTGCCGCTTAATCGCTGGGCATGGCGCAACAGCACGAACCGTCTGTCTGCCAGCACGGGCGGCGTATTGGCAAAGGCGATCAGCTGCGCAAGATCGATTTCGCGCCCATCGAGAGGCGTATAGTCAAAGCCTTCTTCATCAACGTTGAGCGCGGCTTTGAGTTTGGCTACCAAGGCCTTCTTGTCCGCTTCTTCCGGCCCAGAGAGGTAGTAAATGCGCTGCGGAGCCGCCAGTTGGTCGTCGGTCAGCTTAGAATACGCGAGCTCCATAGCAACGCAATCTTACCCCGCAATCGCTTGGGAGCGGGCGTTGCTCTTTGGTACTGCTTCTTCATGGTCTCCAGGCTCTCTTCCATGGCTTTTATCGCCTTATCGGCGCCGTTCTCCGGTCCCCACCGAGCGCGATTGAAAGCAAGCACAAAGCGGTCGCCCGATTTGCGAAACTCTTCCCAATCGCGCGGGATATTGGGTTTAGAGGCTCGCCAATGCTCTTGAGGCGTTTGGGTCTCTGGCCAATCGGGCGCGCCCGACAAGCGCAAAACTTGTACGAACTCTCCGAACAGTTCTTCCGCCATAGATGCTGGGTGAGCGCGTCGGCGGCGCCCGAAGAACATAGGCCAAATCTCTCGACCGATCAGGAACAGCACGACAGCCGCGATGGCCGCGTTCAACAGTAGGCGCGCCAATCTCAGCTTGGATTGTCTGGCCATAGCGGCCTCTGAGTCTTCGCCGCCTGCCCCGGCCAAAGCCGGAGTGATGTCTTCTGCGCCTCGGGTGGCGTCGAACGGCGTCCATCCAATGCCAGGAAAGAAGACCTCGGTCCACAGATGCCGATCTTTGTCTTGCGCGATCCAAACGCCTTCCGTCGGATCCCAAGTCTGAGCCAAGAAACCGCGCGCAACGCGCGCAGGCACATCGACCGCTCGACACATAACGGCCAGAGCGGTGGCGAACGAATCGCAGTAGCCTTCTTTGCCTTCTAAAACAAAGTAATCGACCACGTCGCGATCTTCGGGGAAGGCGGTTACCGCAAGGTTGTACTTCATATTCTGACTCAGATACCGTTCTAGGGCGACTACCCGGTCGTAGGGCGTGCGAGCGTTCTGGACGATGCGTTGAGCCAGCGCCCGGACGTCGCCTAACTTTCCGGGAAGCTGGAAGGAAGATTGGCGTACCTCATAAGGATAATCCTCGCCGGCATTTCGAAAGGCGGCCGAGGTGAGCGGCGGGATTGTAACCGTCATGTCGTAGCTTCCGGTCGCTCCGTTGGCCGCCGCGCCAAAGAAGCCAACGATGGCGCTGGCTTGAATCCAATCGCGGTTCGTGCGCAGTTCGGTCAAGCGTCCAGGATGATAGAAAACCGAGTGGGAATCGGAGAGAGTCGTTATGGTCAGATCAATGCTCTGACCGCGATCGGCTTGATGGATATAGGCCGCGTCTCGAATGCGCTCGGTCCTGAATCTCTGAGTTTCATCAACGGTGCGAGCATGGTCAAAGCGATTGGGCGAGTAGGGCGGGCGGCCCTCCGGCGTTCGAATCTCCTCTGCCGCCAAGCTCAAGAGTCGAGCGCCGTTGCGTCGCCAGCCCTTGCCCGTATAAACGTCGAACGTCTCGTGCCTAAGCAATCGGGCGGCCATGGGAGCATCGTCTTGATACCTTTCAAACCGGGCGCTCAAGACCGGATTGTCCGAAAGGCTGACCGGGCCGGTGCCCACTTGCAACATCTCATTGGACTGTTGCGGTTGGCCGGTCCGGGTGTTGCCCCTTATATTGAATCCGAGGAGCGTTTCCACCAAGAGCTTTCCAACCAAGCCGTGGAGCGCCGGCGTAATCGCCAAGGCCGCCAGACAGATGACGATGGGGGCGACAATGGCAGCGCGCAAGGCCGATGCGGGCTTGGCC from Armatimonadota bacterium harbors:
- a CDS encoding transglutaminase domain-containing protein is translated as MSLAQRRSPNSVRVAALYLANYLSGAIVIYLTSLARQDVSIAPPLLIILTVGTFYAWWARSAMQSFGMKAFFAVLDFFVGLVALGGQTWLNQMIGIAVIHTPEVLIATSIAWYIALRSFFVVTNAGLLFQHVPTIALFGLMSTWLLMAEVGWLFAFYCGILIFTLILTNDLKSLGIGQTDHTAKPASALRAAIVAPIVICLAALAITPALHGLVGKLLVETLLGFNIRGNTRTGQPQQSNEMLQVGTGPVSLSDNPVLSARFERYQDDAPMAARLLRHETFDVYTGKGWRRNGARLLSLAAEEIRTPEGRPPYSPNRFDHARTVDETQRFRTERIRDAAYIHQADRGQSIDLTITTLSDSHSVFYHPGRLTELRTNRDWIQASAIVGFFGAAANGATGSYDMTVTIPPLTSAAFRNAGEDYPYEVRQSSFQLPGKLGDVRALAQRIVQNARTPYDRVVALERYLSQNMKYNLAVTAFPEDRDVVDYFVLEGKEGYCDSFATALAVMCRAVDVPARVARGFLAQTWDPTEGVWIAQDKDRHLWTEVFFPGIGWTPFDATRGAEDITPALAGAGGEDSEAAMARQSKLRLARLLLNAAIAAVVLFLIGREIWPMFFGRRRRAHPASMAEELFGEFVQVLRLSGAPDWPETQTPQEHWRASKPNIPRDWEEFRKSGDRFVLAFNRARWGPENGADKAIKAMEESLETMKKQYQRATPAPKRLRGKIALLWSSRILS